ATTCCTCCGGGGTCCGGCCGTCCGGGGAGACCAGAGGCGGGCGGGCTTGGTCCTCACCTGCGCCTGGTCGTGTTCGCCGGCGCCCACAGGTCGGCCCCGTTGCTCTGGGTCAGCTGCAGAGTCAGGTCCACCGGAACCAGGCACAGCCCGCGGTTCCGGAGGCTGTAGTGCTCGGGATCCTGAACCATGTGACAAACAGCAAGTACGCGTGTTATGATCTCGTGACAGGTTTCTTGCAAATTCAGGGCATTCGGATTTTCAGTGGAGATGAGGGGTGGCAAGAGCTCACCTCAGGcgcagcgccggcggccggaggagCACGCATGTAAGGGGAGCTCAGGACCTGCAAAGTTTGGTGCATTGGCATCAGCAGAAATGAAGGAACAGCAAACTGAACAGTAGTGCCATGTGCGGTCACTGAAAGTAAGACCTCGAGTTGCTGGTGCAGGAACTTGATGTACCCTGACGCCTCCTGCAGAACAGAAGCCGTATCCGTCTGCagcaaagaagcaaaaaaaCATGATTGCAGAGATTGCGGACAGATTGGAGCAGAAATGCAGCGAAAAATTGCAGAATTGAGTACCTTTCCAAACGGTGACACTAGCTGCTGGAGCGCGGCGACCCTCTCGCCGATCCTGTCCTTCTTCTCCTGCTCGATCGCAGCAAGAAAAGCTTCAGCCAGACAACCATGGAAGACGTACGAGATGTGCTGCGATACTAACATCATACGTACCTTTGGTGACACGGGAGACGTCCTCGGGCTCGTGTTCCTCGGCTTCTTCGAGGTCATGCTTCCAAACTCCTCCGAGCTGGTGGTGACGACGGCCTTCCCGCTGAAGTAGTTGTCGGTGTGGTTCCTCTTGCTGTGATTGGCCACTTCagccatcatcatcttcttcgcACTGGCACACTACTGGTATTTGCTTGCCGTGTTTTCCTGCTGCGGAAAGTGTAGGTGAGACGAGCCTTCTTGCACCTATGCTAGGGTAAAAGCTGACTTTTACAGCTGTGTCCGTTGGTTCAGAGGTCAGTTTCATGGAAAATCACTATCACTCAGCCAAAAGCCAGGTCTAACTCTTGAGATAGTGCCCAGCTACTTGACTACTTCACAAGTACTAGTGACAAAACAAAAGGTAGACATGACAATACAAGGTCAAAGGTGCCATTAACCTCAAGAACCTTTTTGCTGTACGGGAACTTTGTTCTAGAAAATCAGTCCAAAAGCGCCCAGAATGAAAAGGGATCTGCATTCTTTTGAGTTCACCCAAAGCATGTCCAGTGTTCACCATTGGACGCGAGTGCAGGGACAGGGAGGCAGCCGCGCACGCCCGCACTACAAGATTCTGGGGCAGCAGGGCTGCCCTACAGCCCTACCGCTGCGCCCTTTTTCACTGTAATGAAGACCTGCCACCTTTCTCTAGTTTATATATTAATTACTGGTCGTCTGTTGATTGACGGTTTTGTTTGCTTCCAAGTTCCAATGATGCCATTTGGATTTTGGAGCTTATCCGAAGGTTCCATTTACCATAAAAAAAATGCTGGGAGCAATCACATTGGAGAGAAGACAAGGTCTCAGATAGGCACTGAGAGGATTTGCAGGAGTTTAAGTTGCAGCTTAGTACTTTACAAGTTAGAGACCTTGTCTGGGAGTTGAGCTTAAAACAATTGCAGACCAGATTGGTCAGAACAAATAAACTAAGGTAGTCCTTATCTACCAGTATTAGAAACGTGTGGGTTCAGAGTTTCAAACACTTTTAGGACATTAGGAGCTGATAGGGTTTCAGTCTTTCAGGTAGAATTGTCCACTGTGCTTTGTATATTGTGCACAGTACACTGTTGATAACTGAAGATAAGCTAATCCATGGTTAAATAGTTCACACAGCTCATATAGTACATATAAAACTATAGCATATCCCAAAACAGATAGTAGCTCTCATAAATCATAATCCTGTCTGAACAAGAACGAAAGCTACGGTCTGCCGCACGAATTATACGGGTCGGTATCACGCCCTCCATGCCTATTATGGCTCGTAACAATAATCAGTGATCAGCGGACGCGTATTCTCGTCATCAGGGGCGAAGGTATAGTGTGATTAAAGGTGCTAATGCAacctaaaaagttaaaaaaatagtAGTTAGGTATAAATTTTCACCATATATGCACCCCACACAACTAAACTCCATGCACCTATAAAGCAAGTGCACCCCTCTAATTTGCTCTAGCTTCGCCTCAGACACAGTCAGGAAGTGGGCCCCCCACCTTTGTGGTGTGCATGCGCAAGACACCAAGCGGGCGCCAGCTGTTGGTCCGGCTTGCACCTAGTAGCAGCGACGGGCGCTGGTGCACACCTGCCCTAGCGTCTTCCATTTGGGCGCCATTCCAGGGGTGCTCTGATTGAGAGTCTCAGACACAAACAGGCCGCCCATTGACTGCGTGCTGCCACCGGGGAAAACATGTTTGGACTGTGCTACTGTCTGCTGATGCTCTCGAGTTAGGAGCAGCTAGGACAGCCACACCCTGTTGATCCATTTGGAAGGATTAGGGCAAGGCCAGTCAACCTCCTGATAAACTCCCGTGCCATCTGTTACTGTTGTTTGTTTCTAATATACTACTTGTTCTTTATGTTctaccacaaaaaaaaaattgttctttatttaagaaaaacaaataTGGTTGTGGAACCAACAAATCCAGGCAAGTAAAAGACTAGAAAGAGGACAAAGACGCTTGTCCCCTTCGATGATGCATGGTGGAAGCGGAAACCATGCATGATTGATTGACGAATTTGTCTGGGAGCACTAGGTTGTTAGCAGTTCCGAGCACAAAATCCAGGCACCCTTTTTCGCCATCGCTCTCCTTCGGCTCCTACTACAAACCGCTCCGGTGTTTAATTTCAACAGTCTCGCAAGCATCTCTGTTTGGATATTAtaagtaaaaaaataataaaatctcTGAGAGATCAAGAGCACTAGCAGGCTTTAACCCGAAACCGGGAGGCCTATTAATACGCCGCGCCCCTGCCCTCGTCGCGACGCAGTTAGCAGCAAGCAGCCCCCCTCGGCGGGCCAAATTAATTTCTGTTAGCAGGGGAGAAGACAGAAGAGGCTAACTAATCTCGATCGCACGCCTAATTAAAATCCCGTCGCTGACGTAGGCGGATATCCGTAGCCACCCGGGCGCCAGCTGTGAGGAAAGGACGCGCCTGGCGCCAGCCGAGCCGAGACCCGCTcgccgcctgcctgcctgcgcGGCTGCGTCTGCGCCTACTGCTACTGACACGTACTACGCGCATTGCGCCGCGCCATGCTGCATGCACACGCCATGGCCGCCTACCCCTTGTACCcgtcccctctctctctcccctcttgTCGGTGTGAAGGGAAGGACGGAAGAATCAAGAGCATGGCAGGCCGGGGTCGACGACGCAGGCATGCAGATTCTACGCTTGTGCAGGCGCCATGGCTGGGCGCGGAAAAAGTCACCGCGGTTAACCGGTGCAGCATACCGGTACTACTGTTGAGGTCACCGGACACATGGTGCAGAAGTGATTAaccacatgatttttttttacgaaAAGTTACCACATAATTTTCAAAGAATCCATCGGCTAGTCGCTAGGAGAGTATTGCAGAAGCAGAACCATAGCCGTTTCAACTGCATGCTACTTGGAGATTGACCAAGAGGTGACTGAAGAAACAATAAAGGATTCGGCCGGAAAGGTTCTTACCAGGATCGATGGCAATCGCTAGCTGCACCTCCCGGAAGGAGAACGAACACAAGAGGCGGCGATCGAGATGGCGGGAGCTGCTTGACACCGGGAAACGACGGAGCCAGCACCAGCAGCGGAGCTCGCTGTGCGCTTTGTTCTTCCTGCTCGCGCGCCGGCGTCTCCTCCTTTGTCTCCCGGCGTCGTCAGAACTCGGGGAGAGAAGAAGCAGGCAGAActgcaggaggagaaggcggctGGAGCCGAGCGCGATGGTGGGTGTGGGAAAGACGAGGCTTCTGCAGGGTTTAAGGATGGAAGCAGGGGGGCCGGGCCGGGGACATTTGGGGATCAGGGAAGAGGGGAGGCCATTTATATACAGCTCAGGGTGTTGCCTTGCTGTTGCTGTGCTACCTGGGTGGGCGTGCTGCTTGCGGACGGATAGATTTCCTGGagtattatatttttttttctaagctAAGGAAACTATTCCTCCActctatctatctatctgcACTGACTGACGAACGGCAATGAAAAACAGAGAAAAAGAAACGGGCTTCTTATCACGAAATCGTTAGGTGCACCTCCCGGATGAGCTAGTATAAGGGACAAGGGAAAAGGGAGGTGCCGTGGACACCAACTGGTGGTACTGCTCCTGGCGTGGCAAAGGACGGGCGAGGGCGAGTGGTGCATGGCATGTTTGTGCCAACACCTGTGCATCCGATTGTGCGCCTAGCACTTCCGCCCGCTTTTCCATGCCTAGGATAGCCGGATCGGAGGCTGGGGGCGCCCTTTTCCGTGGCTTCCTTTTCGGTCCCTTTTGTTTTTCCGGCCGCATCGGCCTCGGTGACAGCTAATATCCAGAGGGCGGGGTGAGAGGGAAAGGCGACGATGAGACCgggcgagggagggagagggcgcGATCGGCGAGACCAGGACGACGGGCCCGGGGGTGACGCCATATGCGCAGCCCACAGCGCCGGAGAGCGAGAGCGAGGAGGGGACAGCGACAAACCGGGTTTATTACTTCCGCTCGCGGCCACGCGCGCTCTTGCTGTTGTTGCTTCCCGTCGCCAGCCGAGCCAAGCCAGCCTCGGCTCCGTCCGCTCGGGGCCTGGCCTGGcctcgcgcgcgcggcggccgcgatcCCGGCCAACCGCGCGGGCACGCGCGGGCGCATGGGGCACTCGTGCGGCGGCCGCGTGAAAAGGATGTGCGTTTCTCTCTGCTGCGGCCTGGCACGGGAAGACCACTTTGTccgaggcgggcgggcggggcggggcggggcggggaggGGATGTGTGCGGCGCACCGCGTGCAGTGCAGCGGGGCGCGCGCCGGGGGTGCGGACAAGGGATACGGTTCCTACGAAGGGATAGGCCTGCGCCTGCCTGGCTGCGCAGCGCAGCGCGCACGGGTAGGTCAGCGGGCGCGCGTCGCTTCTGCCAGGGCTTCGGTCAGCGTGCGCGGCAGCAGCGCATCGCCTAGCTGTATGGCCAAAGGATCGTCGTCGATCTGCATACGTGTTCCTTTTATTTCGTCTCTTCTTCTTTAATTTGGTGACAAATGGAAACAGAAGAAATCGCTGATGCCCCTCGATCATATATACGCTGTGTGGTGTTATTATCTAGCATGCATATGTGTAGGTTTTGGTTCCATTGCTCTTGAATTTCTGTAAGTAGGGAAGAGGCATGTAGAGCTAGAGCGTTTAAAGTAGCAATCAGTACTAGCAAGAACCAGGAAAAAAAGTTTGGCCCATGAGAGTCGTAAACCAGTGAGTGGGTCAGCCAGCCTGTTCCCATTTTCAGGCTGGACTTCTAGAACGGACCAGTTAATAACCGGCGGCTCACGTACGAGCCGCTTGTCTTGACAGGATCCGTTTGCGTTGCATGCATGCTACACGTATTGACTGACCTTTCGCTTTTGCTCGACCGGATCAGCCTTGACTATCGTGCGTGCCGCCCGACAGATTTACCCACCCAGATCCCGTCGATCTCACCACtttcggcggcggcctccgttCACCTCACATGACCCAACAGTGACCCCAATCGTGACGTCCCACGGCTTTCGTGCCATGACTGGCTGTAACCTCTCCATCACCACCCGTAGTCCGCAGACAGCCAAATGGCCCAAGGGCCGCGGGCACCGTTCCTGCCACCGCGCCCGAGCCCGACCGCGCACGCGCCCGGCTTGCTGCGGCATGCGCGACGGAAGGGGGTTTCTAGGGGGCGGACCGTGGCCAGGGCCAGGCAGGTCGGCGTCCGCGGccctggccggccggctggcgCGCTTCCGCTGCGGACGGCGACCGCGCCGCGcgaatctttttttcttcccttcccttccaGTTCCAGCTCAGAGCGCGCCATGCACGAGTCCACACGACGCGACGGCTTTCGCGGGACCGGGCGCGAGGGGCGGGGCGGACGGGGTCCACGCGCATCCACCGCCTCCCGCGAGTCGCCGTCGCGAGCTGAAAGGAATTTTTATCCGCTCCGGCTCCGCAGCGTCGCTGCCTGTCTGCctgcgtcgcgtcgcgtcgcccGTCTATTACTTCTCCCCCTTTTTTGGGGTCTGCCAGACcagttctctctctctctctctccgagtCATGGGTTTGCAACTTGCCTTCTTTTATTATCGTGGTAAAACTCTCTGCGACGTACGTTACCTGCGCTGGTCGTGTGTGCGTGTGGGTGAGGACATAATCGACAAGACGGCAGAGCCGAGTCGTCAGTGTGCGGCGGTCTGAACATATGTCGACGGTTTGCCAAATCACCATAAACAATGAGCTCGCAGAAACAGCTGAACAGGTAAAAGGATCAAGTAGCAAGCAGCGGCAACATTTTCTATGCTTCCATGATTCGTACACGCACCACTGAAACAATCCGTTCCTTATGTGCATGGACGATTGACGAAGCATCTGGGCATTATTACGACACCGACCCCCTGCTAATTTCTTCGTCCGTGCCGCCAATCGTGTCGCGGTGGGGCCTCGCGCTTTGCGCCGGGAAGCAATCCGATTTGATTAAGCCCCGGCAGTTCAGGGCGCCGCTCGTGCAAGTGGCCCGGTCGTGTCGTGT
This portion of the Setaria viridis chromosome 7, Setaria_viridis_v4.0, whole genome shotgun sequence genome encodes:
- the LOC117865822 gene encoding transcription factor bHLH153, yielding MMMAEVANHSKRNHTDNYFSGKAVVTTSSEEFGSMTSKKPRNTSPRTSPVSPKEKKDRIGERVAALQQLVSPFGKTDTASVLQEASGYIKFLHQQLEVLSSPYMRAPPAAGAAPEDPEHYSLRNRGLCLVPVDLTLQLTQSNGADLWAPANTTRRR